The proteins below are encoded in one region of Tachypleus tridentatus isolate NWPU-2018 chromosome 4, ASM421037v1, whole genome shotgun sequence:
- the LOC143249179 gene encoding uncharacterized protein LOC143249179 translates to MARHLYETAFDSKVRREVEDIDELAQSPVLSEFRRRRHSSGPGSASAPSSTSGSSSNTPTHQPYVLARESPRRVLRQPLPQFCPIEKKKVTLVRGSPRSSPLLSRNHNTASPLVCGLTKGAELDLEKYGRDFPFLLRKNCEKEYSFTDSVPEYSKKAINHRCLVSTCNMIQKEKSFNKLVPGSESRMPREISYYEIGKPKSFETLTGFLDRRNFKTDKNNSTSKLFVENGAFIDNAHENKPDLFTSINLENKRTDTGNKFVKHFEMWGLPRRSNTSDQEKSFSKSFISTLQKDYDSKQSLNNPQLFIRCKHLSCRTDQNGLKDSSKTGVSFPKNSELSKAEQNAPEKIQELSTISQNAKSPQDNRLLWNVSELKLKPDNLDPLKENTKTDESNNPKPGKCCKQLGKEEHTSQDDSIVGKEDRETLESDKDADNNDKTVTRPKRPGFLPIPSLAGVYSPMTIRTHKTQSPTDSPKFPKKDNSSNKPSTSKDSGAPTRPTLNLSLNLNIANAPKRARQQLVFSFGCPILSAVGETIDPNIPLERQGWYHGSISRIDAEKLLRSLKEGSYLVRNSKSSKGKFSLSLKSAKGFMHMKIVHSDEKFILGQFGRSFDSVPEMVHHYSLNKLPIKGAEHMSLLHPVIDQLL, encoded by the exons ATGGCAAGACATCTTTATGAAACGGCATTCGACAGCAAAGTTCGTCGTGAAGTAGAGGATATTGACGAGTTGGCTCAAAGTCCCGTGTTGTCAGAGTTCAGACGAAGGAGACATAGCTCTGGGCCCGGATCTGCCTCTGCGCCGTCTTCCACCAGTGGATCTTCTTCCAATACACCAACCCACCAACCATACGTATTAGCTAGGGAGTCTCCTCGTAGGGTACTTCGCCAGCCTCTTCCTCAGTTTTGTcccatagaaaaaaaaaaagttaccctGGTGCGAGGCAGTCCCCGTTCTTCACCTCTCCTGTCGCGTAACCATAACACAGCTTCACCTCTTGTATGCGGACTAACAAAAGGAGCAGAACTTGATCTTGAGAAATATGGACGAGATTTTCCGTTTCTGTTGAGGAAAAATTGTGAAAAGGAATATTCTTTCACAGATTCTGTTCCAGAATATTCGAAGAAAGCCATTAACCACCGATGCCTGGTTTCTACATGTAACATGATTCAAAAAGAGAAGTCTTTTAACAAATTAGTGCCTGGATCGGAAAGTAGAATGCCCCGAGAAATATCATACTATGAAATTGGAAAACCTAAATCATTTGAGACACTTACAGGCTTCTTAGATCGCAGAAACttcaaaacagataaaaataactCCACTTccaaattatttgttgaaaatggTGCTTTTATAGACAATGCTCACGAAAACAAACCTGATCTTTTTACTTCCATAAATCTAGAAAACAAAAGGACAGACACTGGTaacaaatttgtaaaacattttgagATGTGGGGCTTACCAAGGCGTTCTAATACATCTGATCAAGAAAAATCTTTCTCAAAATCTTTTATTTCAACTCTTCAAAAAGACTATGACTCGAAGCAGTCATTAAACAATCCCCAGTTGTTTATACGATGCAAACATCTAAGCTGTCGAACTGATCAAAACGGCTTAAAAGATAGTTCAAAAACTGGTGTATCTTTTCCGAAAAATAGTGAGCTCTCAAAGGCTGAACAAAATGCACCAGAGAAAATCCAGGAGCTCAGCACCATTTCGCAAAATGCAAAATCTCCACAGGATAATCGGCTATTGTGGAATGTATCAGAACTGAAACTAAAACCTGATAATCTAGATCCCCTGAAAGAGAATACAAAAACAGATGAAAGTAATAACCCAAAGCCAGGTAAATGCTGTAAACAACTAGGGAAGGAGGAGCATACAAGTCAAGATGATTCTATTGTAGGAAAAGAAGATCGTGAAACTCTTGAATCAGATAAAGACGCAGATAACAATGACAAAACTGTCACGCGGCCAAAGAGACCAGGATTCCTGCCGATTCCTAGCTTAGCAGGAGTGTACTCGCCAATGACTATAAGAACTCATAAAACGCAGTCTCCTACTGATAGCCCTAAATTCCCAAAGAAGGATAACTCTAGTAACAAACCATCCACGTCGAAAGATTCAG GTGCACCTACTCGACCAACCCTGAATCTAAGCCTAAACCTAAACATTGCAAATGCTCCTAAGCGAGCTCGTCAGCAACTGGTTTTTAGCTTTGGTTGTCCAATACTGAGTGCTGTTGGTGAGACGATTGATCCAAATATACCCCTGGAGAGGCAGGG GTGGTATCATGGATCCATAAGCAGAATCGATGCGGAAAAACTTTTGAGGAGCTTGAAAGAAGGAAGTTATCTTGTCCGAAACAGCAAAAGCTCAAAAGGAAAATTCTCCTTATCTCTCAA